From Pectinophora gossypiella chromosome 18, ilPecGoss1.1, whole genome shotgun sequence, one genomic window encodes:
- the LOC126375170 gene encoding protein SEC13 homolog: protein MITVLNTIDTGHEDMIHDAELDYYGLRLATCSSDNSVKIYDIKSGTQTLAADLKGHFGPVWQVAWAHPKFGNLLASCSYDRKVIIWKESGEWTKLYEYTGHESSVNSVAWAPAEYGLILACCSSDGSISIITYQDGGNWDVKKIPGAHAIGVNSISWCPAISADLNLDPLSNKEAPKRIVSGGCDNLIKIWREQGDQWVEENRLEMHMDWVRDVAWAPSLGLQRSMMASCSQDKRVVIWTSDDNISWTPTILNTFDDVVWSVSWSLTGNILAVSGGDNKVSLWREGTDGQWLCISEVAKGLGQTPSDERSTL, encoded by the exons ATGATTACTGTGCTAAATACTATAGATACTGGCCATGAAGACATGATACATGACGCTGAATTAGATTATTATGGGTTGAGGCTTGCTACATGCTCTTCAGATaattcagtgaaaatttacgaCATCAAGAGCGGCACACAAACTCTCGCCGCCGACCTAAAGGGACATTTCGGTCCTGTTTGGCAAGTAGCTTGGGCACATCCTAAGTTTGGCAACTTGCTAGCATCTTGTTCTTATGACAGAAAGGTCATCATATGGAAGGAATCTGGGGAATGGACCAAGCTGTACGAGTATACCGGTCACGAAAGCTCGGTGAACTCGGTTGCGTGGGCGCCCGCGGAATACGGTCTGATCCTCGCGTGCTGCAGCTCTGACGGCTCCATCTCCATTATCACATATCAAGATGGTGGCAATTGGGATGTGAAGAAGATTCCAGGTGCTCACGCTATTGGCGTCAACTCTATAAGTTGGTGCCCCGCTATTTCTGCTGATCTGAATCTAGATCCCCTCAGCAACAAGGAAGCACCAAAAAGAATAGTATCTGGTGGATGTGATAACTTAATAAAg ATTTGGAGAGAGCAAGGTGACCAATGGGTGGAGGAGAATCGCTTGGAGATGCACATGGATTGGGTGCGGGATGTGGCATGGGCTCCTTCTTTAGGTCTCCAAAGGTCCATGATGGCCAGCTGTTCTCAAGACAAGCGGGTTGTTATCTGGACAAGTGATGACAACATTTCATGGACCCCCACTATTCTGAACACCTTTGATGATGTAGTCTGGAGTGTGAGCTGGTCATTGACTGGGAATATTCTGGCAGTGTCTGGAGGGGACAACAAAGTCAGTCTCTGGAGAGAAGGAACTGATGGCCAATGGCTGTGCATCAGTGAAGTAGCCAAAGGTCTTGGACAGACACCCAGCGATGAAAGAAGTACACTGTAA
- the LOC126375172 gene encoding uncharacterized protein LOC126375172 produces the protein MDSKEGGIFYNIKSLLQQDYRGVNIAVYALATAGLAVSIHKIRPVSKFSKAGKIPDHFLRNHEPLNGVYAGVQHSPVRLLVNHKAPIYLPLWHSSKPPLPVKLWGVEIVSGNAVSWLECVAKGQKLTLKPIARDKDDLVSTVLLHLPQAKTKTVETLDVGQKLVELGFAKATVPEKVKKNSIESQLVPVLLSAEAKAKSYRNGIWSDQLPPLPAYVVFWRKGSQLTKEMVILTVKKLLQLITFVSISALVGAKNVALRPFRSNPKQVQTT, from the exons ATGGATAGCAAAGAAGGAGGCATCTTCTACAACATAAAGTCGTTATTGCAGCAAGATTACCGCGGGGTAAAT ATAGCGGTCTACGCTCTTGCTACTGCGGGCCTAGCCGTATCCATACATAAGATCCGACCG gTTAGCAAGTTTTCAAAGGCGGGTAAAATCCCTGATCATTTCCTGAGGAACCATGAGCCGTTAAACGGTGTGTACGCTGGTGTGCAGCATTCTCCAGTACGCCTACTAGTCAACCACAAAGCCCCAATATATCTACCACTATGGCATTCCAGCAAACCGCCTTTACCAGTCAAG ttatggGGAGTTGAAATAGTGAGTGGGAATGCTGTCAGTTGGTTGGAGTGTGTAGCAAAAGGTCAGAAGTTGACTCTGAAGCCGATTGCTAGAGATAAAGATGATCTTGTCTCTACTGTGCTGCTCCACCTACCACAAGCAAAG acaaaaACTGTTGAGACTCTTGATGTTGGACAGAAGCTTGTAGAACTTGGCTTTGCCAAAGCTACAGTGCCTGAGAAGGTGAAGAAGAACAGCATAGAGTCACAACTGGTACCCGTCCTGCTATCTGCTGAAGCCAAAGCCAAGAGCTACAGGAATGGCATCTGGTCTGACCAGCTGCCACCTCTCCCAGCCTATGTGGTCTTCTGGAGGAAAGGCTCACAACTTACAAAAGAAATGGTCATTTTGACAGTGAAGAAACTGCTGCAATTAATTACTTTTGTCTCCATAAGTGCCTTAGTAGGAGCCAAGAATGTTGCCCTAAGACCTTTCAGAAGCAATCCTAAGCAAGTCCAAACTACATGA